The Halomonas sp. KG2 genome segment TCCACCGCACGTAAATTCACCGTTACCTGATCTACCTGGTACTGGCCTGACGCCCCAATGCCAAAATATTCAGCACCGGCTCCCCCGGTTCGTACGTTCGATTCATAAGCAATAATGCCGCCCTCTAACATAACCGACGCTGCTCTTAACGATGGCAGCGTATCGGGTTGCCCAAAGCGTTCGAATTCTGCGCGAATAATACGGCGTTCAGTTAATAAGTTTTGTAACCCAACACGTTCAAGCGGTATAAACCAGCCAGAGTCAGACAGGGCGCCGGTAAGCATGGCTGCAGCCCCTTGGGTTACCGCAGTTGAAAACGTACTGGCGGGGGCTGGTCGGTATTGCCCTGTTTGGTCGCGAAAATCATACACAGAGACAAATATCTTTCCTGACGGTGGCGGGAGCGATACAAGATCCTGGTAGGTAGCTCCTCTGGGCGTGAGTGTTGCTTCAGCACCTTCTAAATTTTCAGACGTTGCCACCATTCCTGCACAGCCACTCAGTAGGCTAGCGATGACAATTGAGGCGATAATTTTCATAATGATCCCCTGACAAAGCAGATAGCGTTAGTCGTTATTGCTGGTTTTTTTAGCGGATGACATTGATGTTGTTAAGGGTTAAATAAACCGCCAACGCTAATCTCTGTTACATCTCCGGTAACTTTATCCACCACACGCACAATTAGCTGTCCATTATTGTCACTCACTACAACGCCAAACTCATCGCTATCGAAGCTACCCTCACTGACTTCACCGCGGCTAACATCGGAAATGAGCTGTGATATCAATCGACTTTCTAAACTTTGTAATAAGCGCTCGGTGGATGATAATGTTTGCCCCCTACGTGCATTTGGATCTGTATTGGTATCTTGCGACTGGGCTTTACCTAACAGGTAACTACCTGTAAAAGGGTCGCCGCCAAAAGAAGGGTTAATAGGTTTATAAATTAAATCACCTGAGTGCGCGTGAGCACCTATTCCCATTAACACTATGAATGTAGCGCAAGCTATTTTTCTGCAGTTTTTCATCAGAATAACTCCTCTTTTCCCAAGTCTTTATCTGAGGTAAGAGCAGATGCCAGCTGCTGCTGGAGAAGTGCCTCCTCAACGATATTTACAGCTTCTCCTGCTACGCGGTCAGCTTCGCTAATCCTGGGAGAGAGCTGTGTTCTGAAGTACATCCGGTTGCCTTCCACGATGGCAATTTGGCTGCCCCAGCGGGCATCGGGACGTTCTTGAATGGTAATCGTGGCATTACCGATAATGAGGTTATCCATTGCCCGCTGGCTGAAAGCGCGATAGAAGGTCTTGCCTGCCATGGTGACGGTACGGTCGACCATGATACCGGTAAGTTCACTACCTCTACTTCGTTGTCCTTGAATTTCTGGGCCATCGGGACTTGATAGTTGGTTAATAGCGTTGACTTCTTCCTGCTCACTGGTGGCTAATGCGCGGGAAGAATTGGCTGGTTCATTGGCAAATGTATCAGTCGTTAATGCAAAAAAACTGACAAAAATGACCAGTAAATAGCGACGTAAATTCATGGCTATATACCCTTTTAAAAATCTACCGATGACGTTGTAAACTGCGTGCGGTTTCTATATTAGGAAGAATTGGCCCAAGATTCTGATGGATCCAGTTAAGTGCTTGAATGCGATTGTGCACGTTTATTTTTCGGAAGATATTATAAAGATGAGATTTAACAGTATGTTCACTTACAAACAATTTATCGGCAATTTGTTGGTTGGAGGAACCCGCACTTAATAAAGAGATAATTTCCATTTCTCGGTTGGTTAATCCACAGGCTGGGCGGAACGCGTTGCTTTGATACTTGCGATAAAAAAGAATCAGTCGTGCCATTAACTCACGAGACATCCACAGCTCATCATCAAGTAACGCGTGGATACCTTTGCAAAACACCTCTAAGCTCTCATTGCGATAAAATACCCCTTTCAGTTGAGCGCACGAGAGAGCTTCTAGGGCATGGTCCATATCGCGAATATTGAAAGCTGCTAGAGGGATTTTTGTTAACGCTTCTGGCAGTTTCTCTTGCCACTCTGGCAATGTCTCTACACTGATATGATCACTGTCAATTAGAATGAGCAGCTTTTCGACGGGTGAAGAGGGTATGGTGACGTCTGGCGAGTAAATGCTAATTGAGCAGTTGGTGTGATCGTGTAAATAGTCTGCAAATAGCTGTGATTGCGGACTTTTTTCGGTAATGAGATACACCAAACCTGTGGTCTTTTCCTGTGACATTGGGAAGCCCTCGTGGAAAGAAAGAGTGAGCAGGTGCTCTCAGAAGTGTTGCCTATAAGATACATTTCGTAAAGTTTTGTTATTAGAAATCTGCTGAAATCAATTTGAATATATATATTATTTTTTAGAATAATGTGTGTAAATATATGTTTATATTATTATTTATTGACAATATAAGCAGTTTTTAAATTAGTTTTTAACATTTACATTAAGTAACAGAAAGCCTGCTTTAGAAGAAATTTTGATATATGTAAACTCATTAACCTCTTTTTGGAGATATCGTTATGGCATCGCCTAATACCTTAGTTTTAGCCAGTGGAAATGTAGGAAAACTAAAAGAATTCAATCAATTACTAGCACCTCTTGGGTTAGATGTTCGTCCGCAATCCGAATTTGGAGTAGGCGATGTGGAAGAAACAGGGCTTACTTTTGTTGAAAACGCACTTCTGAAAGCTCGTGAGGCAAGTAGAATCAGTGGGTTGCCTGCATTGGCAGACGACTCAGGCCTTGAGGTGGATGCACTTCACGGTGCACCGGGTATCTATTCAGCGCGCTATGCCGGTGAGCCTAAAAGTGACGAGCGCAATAATGAGAAGTTATTAACGTCGCTCAGTCGCTATGCTGAAGGCCAGCGTAGTGGACGTTATTGGTGCGTATTGGTGTATTTGCGTCATGCAGAAGACCCTGTACCTGTGATTGTGCAACGTAGTTGGGAAGGTGAAATTCTGGCGCACCCACGAGGTAATGGCGGTTTTGGTTATGACCCTCTGTTCTGGTTACCGGACCAAGGAATGAGTGTTGCCGAGTTATCCAGTGAAACCAAAAATCGACTAAGTCATCGTGGGCGGGCATTACAGGGCTTGGTTGAACTGTTGAAGGTGGCGCATGGCTGAGCTATTGCCTCCCTTATCCCTATACATCCATACGCCATGGTGCGTACGTAAGTGCCCGTACTGTGACTTTAATTCCCATGAGCCCAGTACTGACGAGCTGCCCGAAGCCGCTTATCTAACCGCCCTGCTCAATGATTTGGAGGGTGATTTATCGTTAGCGAATGAAAGAGAGATTCAAACTATCTTTATTGGTGGTGGCACGCCAAGCCTGTTATCGCCAGCTTTTTACGATCGATTATTCAAAGAGATACGCCTTCGATTGCCGTTCTCTTCGACTATCGAAATTACCCTTGAAGCGAATCCTGGCACGACCGAACAGCAGCGTTTTATTGGTTATCGAGAAGCCGGGATCAATC includes the following:
- a CDS encoding response regulator transcription factor codes for the protein MSQEKTTGLVYLITEKSPQSQLFADYLHDHTNCSISIYSPDVTIPSSPVEKLLILIDSDHISVETLPEWQEKLPEALTKIPLAAFNIRDMDHALEALSCAQLKGVFYRNESLEVFCKGIHALLDDELWMSRELMARLILFYRKYQSNAFRPACGLTNREMEIISLLSAGSSNQQIADKLFVSEHTVKSHLYNIFRKINVHNRIQALNWIHQNLGPILPNIETARSLQRHR
- a CDS encoding curli production assembly/transport protein CsgG (involved in the stability of the curlin proteins during assembly; involved in the secretion of the major curlin subunit CsgA across the outer membrane); this translates as MKIIASIVIASLLSGCAGMVATSENLEGAEATLTPRGATYQDLVSLPPPSGKIFVSVYDFRDQTGQYRPAPASTFSTAVTQGAAAMLTGALSDSGWFIPLERVGLQNLLTERRIIRAEFERFGQPDTLPSLRAASVMLEGGIIAYESNVRTGGAGAEYFGIGASGQYQVDQVTVNLRAVEISTGEILANVTTTKTIYSKELRAGVYRFIDFRRLLEAEAGITTNEPVQLAVMSAIESAVIHLVARGIENRLWNLAPGTNIQDTILDDYLNASIPML
- a CDS encoding curli production assembly/transport protein CsgE, encoding MNLRRYLLVIFVSFFALTTDTFANEPANSSRALATSEQEEVNAINQLSSPDGPEIQGQRSRGSELTGIMVDRTVTMAGKTFYRAFSQRAMDNLIIGNATITIQERPDARWGSQIAIVEGNRMYFRTQLSPRISEADRVAGEAVNIVEEALLQQQLASALTSDKDLGKEELF
- the rdgB gene encoding RdgB/HAM1 family non-canonical purine NTP pyrophosphatase, translated to MASPNTLVLASGNVGKLKEFNQLLAPLGLDVRPQSEFGVGDVEETGLTFVENALLKAREASRISGLPALADDSGLEVDALHGAPGIYSARYAGEPKSDERNNEKLLTSLSRYAEGQRSGRYWCVLVYLRHAEDPVPVIVQRSWEGEILAHPRGNGGFGYDPLFWLPDQGMSVAELSSETKNRLSHRGRALQGLVELLKVAHG
- a CDS encoding curli assembly protein CsgF, which encodes MKNCRKIACATFIVLMGIGAHAHSGDLIYKPINPSFGGDPFTGSYLLGKAQSQDTNTDPNARRGQTLSSTERLLQSLESRLISQLISDVSRGEVSEGSFDSDEFGVVVSDNNGQLIVRVVDKVTGDVTEISVGGLFNP